One Setaria viridis chromosome 3, Setaria_viridis_v4.0, whole genome shotgun sequence DNA window includes the following coding sequences:
- the LOC117848183 gene encoding structural maintenance of chromosomes protein 3, translating to MYIKKVIIEGFKSYREEISTEPFSPKVNVVVGANGSGKSNFFHAIRFVLSDMFQNLRSEDRGALLHEGAGHSVVSAFVEIVFDNTDNRIPVDKEEVRLRRTVASKKDEYYLDGKHVSKTEVMNLLESAGFSRSNPYYVVQQGKIASLTLMKDSERLDLLKEIGGTRVYEDRRRESLKIMQDTANKRKQIDQVVRYLEERLRELDEEKEELKKYQQLDKQRRSLEYTILDHELNDARNELASMDDNRRKISESMSHADNEVVDVREMIKSFDKEIKVSTKGINDTKAQKEGVEKRRTEALKVVAQIELDLRDIKDRIVNEKRAKDEAARDLHSVRRESEKSKSELAEISKVHQAKLKEEEEISKSIMDREKRLSILYQKQGRATQFANKAARDNWLQKEIEDLEPVLLSNRKQEGLLQEEIQKLKDEISNLTTYIESRKSESSKLEATLAKRHNDYNDLRKQRDVLQEERKSFWTEETDVGAEIQRLRDELTKAQKSLDHATPGDIRRGLNSVSRIIRDHGISGVFGPVLELVDCEEKFFTAVEVTAANSLFHVVVENDDISTRIIQILTREKGGRVTFIPLNRVKVPDLNCPQSPDFVPLLKKLKYRADHRRAFEQVFGRTVICRDLETATKVARGNSLDCITLDGDQVSKKGGMTGGFYDSRRSKLKFVKIIRDSKIAIEKKTAHLENVGNKLKDIDKKITDLVTRQQQMDAERDHAKSELEQIKVDITSAMKQKGSLEKALGKKEKSLENIRNQIEQIQSSIAMKNDEMGTELIDQLTSEERDLLSRLNPEITELKEKFLLCKNSRIEIETRKEELETNLSTNLIRRQKELEAIISSADSRTLPLEAESKEQELKSSKRNLDELTSLLKANVDAINNFTRKMDDLKRKRDDLKTREAILEQTVQDGAKDLEQLMNSRSTHLAKQEECMKKIRDLGSLPADAFEAYKRKNKKQLQKMLYECNEQLKQFSHVNQKALDQYVNFTEQREQLQRRRAELDAGDQKIMELISVLDQRKDESIERTFKGVARHFREVFSELVQGGHGYLVMMKKKDGDAGDDDNDEDGPRDPDPEGRIEKYIGVKVKVSFTGKGETQSMKQLSGGQKTVVALTLIFAIQRCDPAPFYLFDEIDAALDPQYRTAVGNMIRRLADVVDTQFIATTFRPEIAKVADKIYGVTHKNRVSYINVVSKEQALDFIEHDQTHNAS from the exons ATGTATATAAAGAAG GTTATAATTGAAGGGTTTAAGAGCTACAGGGAGGAGATCTCAACAGAACCCTTCAGCCCCAAAGTTAACGTAGTCG TTGGTGCAAATGGATCCGGCAAATCAAATTTCTTTCATG CTATACGATTTGTCCTGAGTGACATGTTTCAGAATCTTCGGAGTGAAGATAGGGGTGCCCTTCTCCAT GAAGGTGCTGGACACTCGGTTGTATCTGCTTTTGTTGAGATAGTGTTTGATAATACAGACAACCGTATTCCA GTTGATAAAGAAGAGGTACGCTTGCGCAGGACTGTTGCTTCAAAGAAGGATGAATACTACTTGGATGGGAAGCATGTCAG TAAAACTGAAGTCATGAATCTTCTAGAGAGTGCTGGTTTCTCTCGTTCTAATCCATACTATGTTGTCCAGCAAGGAAAG ATTGCATCCCTTACCCTGATGAAAGATTCTGAACGACTGGATCTTCTCAAAGAGATCGGTGGTACACGCGTTTACGAGGATAGACGGCGTGAGAGCTTGAAAATAATGCAAGATACAG CTAACAAAAGGAAGCAGATTGATCAAGTTGTCCGCTACTTGGAAGAAAGACTAAGAGAACTTGATGAAGAGaaagaagaactgaagaagtaCCAGCAGCTGGACAAACAGAGAAGATCACTCGAGTATACTATATTGGACCATGAACTAAATGATGCAAGGAATGAATTAGCTTCA ATGGATGATAACCGAAGAAAAATTTCCGAAAGTATGTCCCATGCGGATAATGAAGTGGTGGATGTACGTGAGATGATCAAGAGTTTTGATAAAGAAATAAAAGTCTCAACTAAAGGGATAAATGATACCAAGGCGCAAAAGGAAGGTGTTGAGAAGAGGCGTACTGAAGCACTGAAGGTAGTTGCTCAGATTGAACTTGATTTGAGAGATATAAAAGACAGGATTGTGAATGAGAAGAGAGCAAAG GATGAAGCAGCGAGGGATTTGCATAGTGTGAGGAGGGAGAGTGAAAAGTCAAAGTCTGAATTGGCTGAAATTAGTAAGGTGCATCAGGCCAAAttaaaggaagaggaggagataTCAAAGAG CATTATGGATCGTGAGAAGCGGCTAAGCATATTGTACCAAAAGCAGGGGAGGGCAACCCAATTCGCAAACAAAGCTGCCAGGGATAATTGGCTTCAAAAGGAAATTGAAGATCTTGAGCCTGTACTTTTGTCAAATAGAAAGCAG GAAGGTTTACTTCAAGAAGAAATTCAGAAGCTTAAAGATGAAATTAGTAATTTGACTACCTACATTGAGTCTCGGAAAAGCGAATCAAGCAAGTTAGAGGCCACACTTGCAAAAAGACATAATGATTACAATGATTTGAGGAAGCAGAGAGATGTGCTTCAGGAAGAAAGGAA GTCATTTTGGACGGAGGAAACTGATGTGGGAGCTGAAATTCAAAGGCTAAGAGACGAACTTACAAAGGCACAGAAGAGCTTGGACCATGCAACGCCTGGG GATATCAGGAGAGGCCTGAATTCTGTTAGCAGAATCATTAGGGACCATGGTATTTCTGGAGTTTTTGGTCCTGTATTAGAACTGGTTGATTGTGAAGAGAAGTTCTTTACAGCTGTTGAGGTCACTGCTGCAAATAG CTTGTTCCATGTGGTTGTTGAGAATGATGACATATCAACAAGGATCATTCAAATATTGACTCGAGAAAAAGGTGGAAGGGTGACATTTATACCATTAAACAGAGTGAAAGTTCCAGACCTAAATTGTCCACAAAGTCCTGATTTTGTTCCgttgttaaaaaaattgaaatatcgTGCGGATCATCGTCGTGCTTTCGAACAG GTTTTTGGCAGAACAGTAATATGTCGAGACCTGGAAACTGCGACTAAAGTTGCACGTGGCAATAGTCTAGATTGCATTACACTCGATG GTGATCAAGTGTCAAAAAAAGGTGGTATGACAGGAGGTTTCTATGACTCTAGACGGTCAAAGCTGAAGTTCGTGAAAATAATAAGGGATAGTAAGATCGCAATCGAGAAAAAGACGGCGCATCTAGAGAATGTCGGAAACAAGCTAAAAG ATATAGATAAGAAAATTACAGATTTAGTTACCAGACAGCAACAAATGGATGCTGAACGTGATCATGCCAAGTCGGAGTTGGAGCAAATTAAGGTTGACATCACCAGTGCAATGAAGCAAAAGGGGTCACTTGAGAAAGCCCTTGGCAAGAAg GAAAAATCACTTGAAAACATCCGCAACCAAATTGAGCAAATCCAATCTAGCATTGCAATGAAGAATGACGAAATGGGCACAGAACTTATTGATCAGCTAACATCAGAGGAAAGAGATCTCCTTTCACGATTGAATCCCGAAATTACTGAATTAAAGGAGAAGTTTCTATTGTGTAAAAACAGTCGGATTGAG ATTGAAACAAgaaaggaagaattggagacCAATTTATCAACAAATCTGATCAGGCGTCAGAAAGAGCTAGAAGCAATAATTTCATCTGCCGATTCTAGAACCTTGCCTCTGGAAGCTGAGTCGAAAGAGCAAGAATTGAAAAGTTCTAAGAGAAATCTTGATGAGTTAACTTCGTTATTGAAGG CTAATGTTGATGCCATAAATAACTTCACCAGAAAGATGGATGatctgaaaagaaaaagggatgATCTGAAG ACTCGTGAAGCTATTCTGGAGCAGACTGTACAAGATGGTGCCAAAGACTTGGAACAGTTAATGAACAGCAGGAGCACTCATCTAGCCAAGCAAGAAGAGTGCATGAAGAAGATCCGAGACTTGGGCTCATTGCCTGCTGATGCTTTTGAAGC gtacaaaaggaaaaacaagaaACAGCTGCAGAAGATGCTTTATGAGTGCAACGAGCAGTTGAAGCAGTTTAGTCACGTCAACCAAAAGGCTCTTGACCAGTATGTCAACTTCACAGAACAACGGGAACAACTGCAGAGAAGGCGAGCTGAGCTGGATGCTGGTGATCAG AAAATTATGGAACTAATATCAGTTTTAGACCAAAGGAAGGATGAATCGATTGAGCGCACATTTAAAGGGGTTGCAAGGCACTTCCGTGAAGTGTTCTCTGAGTTAGTGCAAGGTGGTCATGGATATTTGGTTATGATGAAGAAAAAG GATGGGGATGCAGgtgatgatgataatgatgagGATGGACCTCGTGACCCAGATCCTGAAGGGAGAATAGAGAAGTATATCGGTGTGAAAGTCAAG GTTTCCTTCACTGGCAAGGGAGAAACTCAGTCTATGAAACAATTGTCAGGGGGCCAGAAGACAGTGGTGGCGTTGACACTGATTTTTGCTATACAACGATGTGATCCAGCACCATTTTATCTGTTCGATGAGATTGATGCTGCTCTGGATCCACAGTACCGAACAGCCGTCGGGA ATATGATCCGCCGTCTAGCTGACGTGGTTGACACCCAGTTCATTGCAACCACATTCCGACCAGAGATTGCCAAAGTTGCTGATAAGATATATGGTGTGACACACAAGAACAGGGTGAGCTACATTAATGTGGTGTCGAAGGAGCAGGCGCTGGACTTCATTGAGCATGATCAGACTCACAATGCCAGCTGA